The Hevea brasiliensis isolate MT/VB/25A 57/8 chromosome 1, ASM3005281v1, whole genome shotgun sequence genome has a window encoding:
- the LOC110647792 gene encoding basic leucine zipper 19 isoform X1 gives MDDGELDVLNQEVFSATNMGEIPSNCSMDSFFDELLKDTHACTHTHTCNPPGPDYSHTHTCFHVHTKIVSAPSDDKTGTDDTAESTEKKSKKRPLGNREAVRKYREKKKARAASLEDEVVKLRALNQHLLKRLQGQAALEAEVARLKCLLVDIRGRIEGEIGSFPYQKSANDLNLANPNLPGAYVMNPCNVQCNGQAYCLHPGADGKSGEGMALNGQGLNGCEFDNLQCLANQNSGMKELVGCGLGNLVTSADGNSSSSSKRKGGARAATGR, from the coding sequence ATGGATGATGGGGAGCTAGATGTCTTGAACCAAGAAGTATTTTCGGCTACCAACATGGGTGAGATTCCGAGCAATTGCTCAATGGACAGTTTCTTCGATGAACTACTCAAGGATACTCATGCCTGTACTCACACACACACTTGCAACCCTCCTGGTCCTGATTATTCCCATACACATACCTGCTTTCATGTACACACCAAAATTGTGTCTGCACCTTCGGATGATAAGACTGGGACTGATGATACTGCTGAGTCCACTGAGAAAAAGTCAAAGAAACGCCCATTAGGCAATAGGGAGGCAGTCCGCAAGTATAGGGAGAAGAAGAAGGCAAGGGCCGCATCTTTGGAGGATGAAGTTGTGAAATTGAGGGCTTTGAATCAGCATTTGCTGAAGAGGCTTCAGGGACAAGCGGCATTGGAGGCTGAGGTTGCGAGGCTCAAATGTTTGCTTGTGGATATACGGGGAAGGATTGAAGGGGAGATTGGATCTTTTCCATATCAGAAATCAGCTAATGACTTGAACTTGGCCAATCCAAATTTACCTGGTGCTTATGTAATGAATCCATGTAATGTGCAGTGTAATGGTCAGGCTTATTGTTTACATCCAGGGGCAGATGGCAAGAGTGGGGAAGGTATGGCCTTAAATGGCCAAGGGCTTAATGGTTGTGAGTTTGATAATCTTCAGTGTCTGGCAAATCAAAACTCAGGAATGAAGGAGCTTGTTGGCTGTGGACTTGGGAACCTAGTGACAAGTGCTGATGGCAATTCTTCTAGCTCAAGTAAGAGGAAAG
- the LOC110647792 gene encoding basic leucine zipper 23 isoform X2, which produces MDDGELDVLNQEVFSATNMGEIPSNCSMDSFFDELLKDTHACTHTHTCNPPGPDYSHTHTCFHVHTKIVSAPSDDKTGTDDTAESTEKKSKKRPLGNREAVRKYREKKKARAASLEDEVVKLRALNQHLLKRLQGQAALEAEVARLKCLLVDIRGRIEGEIGSFPYQKSANDLNLANPNLPGAYVMNPCNVQCNGQAYCLHPGADGKSGEGMALNGQGLNGCEFDNLQCLANQNSGMKELVGCGLGNLVTSADGNSSSSRGARAATGR; this is translated from the coding sequence ATGGATGATGGGGAGCTAGATGTCTTGAACCAAGAAGTATTTTCGGCTACCAACATGGGTGAGATTCCGAGCAATTGCTCAATGGACAGTTTCTTCGATGAACTACTCAAGGATACTCATGCCTGTACTCACACACACACTTGCAACCCTCCTGGTCCTGATTATTCCCATACACATACCTGCTTTCATGTACACACCAAAATTGTGTCTGCACCTTCGGATGATAAGACTGGGACTGATGATACTGCTGAGTCCACTGAGAAAAAGTCAAAGAAACGCCCATTAGGCAATAGGGAGGCAGTCCGCAAGTATAGGGAGAAGAAGAAGGCAAGGGCCGCATCTTTGGAGGATGAAGTTGTGAAATTGAGGGCTTTGAATCAGCATTTGCTGAAGAGGCTTCAGGGACAAGCGGCATTGGAGGCTGAGGTTGCGAGGCTCAAATGTTTGCTTGTGGATATACGGGGAAGGATTGAAGGGGAGATTGGATCTTTTCCATATCAGAAATCAGCTAATGACTTGAACTTGGCCAATCCAAATTTACCTGGTGCTTATGTAATGAATCCATGTAATGTGCAGTGTAATGGTCAGGCTTATTGTTTACATCCAGGGGCAGATGGCAAGAGTGGGGAAGGTATGGCCTTAAATGGCCAAGGGCTTAATGGTTGTGAGTTTGATAATCTTCAGTGTCTGGCAAATCAAAACTCAGGAATGAAGGAGCTTGTTGGCTGTGGACTTGGGAACCTAGTGACAAGTGCTGATGGCAATTCTTCTAGCTCAA